In Trifolium pratense cultivar HEN17-A07 linkage group LG7, ARS_RC_1.1, whole genome shotgun sequence, a genomic segment contains:
- the LOC123899055 gene encoding CO(2)-response secreted protease-like — MKVNQFLLILSFEFLFLFFGESRSLSADDGNQVYIVYMGATDSTNGSLRNDHAYVLNTVLTRNKKALVHNYKYGFSGFAARLSKDEANTIAQHPGVVSVFPNPILKLHTTRSWDFLKLQNHIKTDTTFSNSSSSSNVVIGMLDTGIWPEAENFKDNGMGPIPPGWKGTCMTSPDFNASNCNRKIIGARYYADGKTDGSKTVRDNDGHGTHTASTAAGNVVSGASYYGLATGTAKGGSPESRLAIYKVCTDGCSGATILAAFDDAIFDGVDILSLSLGGPQDLKPDLTTNVVAIGAFHAVEHGILVVCAAGNNGPWPRSVTNDAPWILTVGATTIDRNFQSNIVLGNNKVVEGEAINFSPLSKSADYPLITGESAKLPTADLEDDLEDARHCHLEALDREKVNGSIVICDGMNDTNFYYSTSLKVRVLQGMGALGLVHITDKEGAVPDNYGDFPATIVRPKDHATILQYLNSTSNPKATILPTTTVLDYKPAPMVAIFSSRGPSSLTKNIIKPDIAAPGGDILAAWTGTETDETYVPNGKLLSPYNIISGTSMSCPHVSGLAGSIKSKNPTWSPSAIKSAIMTSATQINNLKAPITTDLGPVATPYDYGAGEITTESFQPGLVYETTTMDYLNYMCYLGLNTTKIKVISKTVPKNFSCPKDSTPDYISNINYPSIAIPKFSSQGTVNVNRTVTNVGEVDETVYSATVVAPFGATVQLIPEKLQFTKSSKTLSYQVVFTSTFTSLKEDIFGSITWSNGKHSVRIPFALTV; from the exons atgaaagtaaatcaatttttattaatattatcatttgaatttctcttccttttttttGGAGAGTCAAGATCATTATCAGCTGATGATGGCAATCAAGTTTATATTGTTTATATGGGAGCTACAGATTCAACTAATGGTTCACTTCGCAATGATCATGCCTATGTTTTAAACACAGTGTTAACAAG gaACAAAAAGGCTCTAGTACACAACTATAAATATGGTTTCTCAGGCTTTGCAGCACGTTTATCGAAAGATGAAGCAAACACAATCGCACAGCACCCTGGAGTTGTGTCTGTGTTCCCAAATCCCATTCTAAAGCTACACACAACACGTTCTTGGGATTTTCTCAAGTTGcaaaatcatattaaaactgATACCACATTTTccaattcttcttcttcatctaaCGTTGTAATTGGCATGTTAGATACAG GTATATGGCCAGAAGCAGAAAATTTTAAAGACAATGGAATGGGTCCTATTCCACCTGGTTGGAAAGGCACTTGCATGACTTCACCTGACTTCAACGCATCCAACTGTAATAG GAAGATAATAGGAGCAAGGTATTATGCTGATGGGAAGACTGACGGTTCAAAAACGGTAAGAGATAACGATGGACATGGAACACATACGGCATCGACAGCAGCTGGGAATGTTGTTAGTGGGGCATCGTACTATGGTCTTGCCACCGGAACAGCAAAAGGCGGCTCTCCTGAATCGAGGTTGGCGATTTACAAAGTGTGCACTGATGGATGTTCTGGCGCTACCATTCTTGCAGCGTTCGACGATGCAATTTTTGATGGAGTTGATATACTTTCTCTCTCCCTCGGAGGGCCTCAGGACCTCAAACCTGACTTGACAACAAATGTGGTTGCAATCGGAGCTTTCCATGCCGTGGAGCACGGCATCCTTGTGGTTTGTGCCGCTGGAAATAATGGACCATGGCCGCGTTCAGTTACTAACGATGCTCCTTGGATATTAACTGTTGGTGCCACCACCATTGACCgcaactttcaatccaacatcGTCTTGGGTAATAACAAAGTTGTCGAG GGTGAAGCTATAAATTTCTCTCCTCTTTCAAAATCTGCTGATTATCCATTGATAACCGGAGAGTCTGCCAAATTACCTACCGCTGACTTAGAAGACGACTTAGAAGACGCAAG ACACTGTCATTTAGAAGCATTAGATAGGGAAAAAGTCAATGGAAGCATTGTCATTTGCGATGGCATGAATGATACTAATTTCTATTATTCAACCTCGCTCAAAGTTCGTGTTCTACAAGGTATGGGTGCATTAGGTCTTGTTCATATTACTGACAAAGAAGGAGCAGTGCCAGATAATTATGGAGATTTCCCAGCAACAATTGTAAGACCAAAAGATCATGCCACAATCCTCCAATATTTAAATTCAACAAG CAATCCAAAGGCAACAATTCTACCAACAACTACAGTATTAGATTATAAGCCTGCACCTATGGTGGCAATCTTTTCAAGTAGAGGGCCTTCATCACTTACAAAGAATATTATCAAG CCTGATATTGCAGCACCAGGTGGTGACATTCTTGCAGCATGGACCGGCACAGAAACCGATGAAACTTATGTTCCAAACGGGAAATTGCTCTCTCCGTATAACATTATATCAGGAACTTCCATGTCATGCCCCCATGTTTCAGGCCTTGCAGGCAGCATTAAATCTAAAAATCCAACTTGGAGTCCTTCTGCAATCAAATCAGCTATCATGACCTCTG CAACTCAAATTAACAATTTAAAGGCTCCGATTACAACGGATTTAGGGCCAGTTGCCACACCTTATGACTATGGAGCAGGGGAGATAACTACTGAATCATTCCAGCCGGGGCTAGTTTATGAAACCACCACCATGGACTACTTGAACTACATGTGTTACCTAGGATTGAACACAACCAAAATTAAGGTTATCTCCAAAACTGTTCCGAAAAATTTCAGCTGCCCCAAAGACTCTACTCCTGATTATATTTCCAATATCAATTATCCTTCCATTGCAATCCCCAAGTTCTCTAGTCAAGGAACTGTTAATGTGAATAGAACTGTTACAAATGTTGGTGAAGTTGATGAAACAGTCTACTCTGCTACCGTCGTTGCTCCCTTCGGAGCAACAGTCCAGCTGATTCCAGAGAAACTTCAATTCACAAAAAGTAGCAAAACATTAAGTTACCAAGTTGTTTTCACATCGACTTTCACCTCATTGAAGGAAGATATTTTTGGATCAATTACTTGGAGTAATGGTAAACATAGTGTTCGCATTCCTTTTGCATTAACTGTGTAG